Within Alcaligenes sp. SDU_A2, the genomic segment TGCACGCCGCGTTCGGCCAGCAATTGCAGGCTGGCCGGCGCGTAGGCAGTAAATACGTCTGTCCAGGCGTGTTGCGGTGCCCGGGCCGTGGTGCTGACCAGGACACGGGGTGGGCAGCCGTCCAGGTGTTCAAGCAGGTCCGCCGGTTCGATAAGCGGTCCGCCATGGCGGACATGAATGACCCGGCAAGGCCCGATAAAGGGTTCCAGGGCCATGGTGCCGGCTGCGCGTCCTTGTGGATCGTAGTGCAGGGGCGCGTCGGCGTGGGCACCGACGTGTGGCGAGAGCGTGATTTCGGAAACATTGACGGGGCAGGCGTCCGTCAGCGTCCAGCGCCAGCTTTGGCGATAGGGCGTGTCGCCCGGAAAGACGGGCGAGTGTCGGCTGACCGGCGGAGAAATATCCCAGATAGTGCGCATGGCGAAATCAGAGTTCGGACGGTAATGACTGCAGTGTAGATGATTTATCTTAGAGCTAAAGCAATTCGTTTACAGATCGCCCCGTTCAGCCATAGAGACGGCCTGGGTGGGAGTGACGATGATATGGTCCAGCAGGCGGACATCGATCAGGGCCAGGGCCTGACGGATATGCCGCGTCAGGCGGATGTCGGCTCCGCTGGGGTGGGCGGCTCCGGATGGGTGGTTGTGCGCCAGAATGATGGCTGCGCTGTGGTGGCGTAATGCAGCGCGTACGATTTCGCGTGGGTAGACCGATGCCTGATTGAGCGTGCCACGGCTGATTTCTTCGGCGCAGATCAGGCGTAATTGATTGTCCAGAAATAAGGCCA encodes:
- the kynB gene encoding arylformamidase is translated as MRTIWDISPPVSRHSPVFPGDTPYRQSWRWTLTDACPVNVSEITLSPHVGAHADAPLHYDPQGRAAGTMALEPFIGPCRVIHVRHGGPLIEPADLLEHLDGCPPRVLVSTTARAPQHAWTDVFTAYAPASLQLLAERGVQLVGIDTPSVDPATSKSLDSHQILRRHDMRVLENLVLDHIAPGDYELIALPLALVEADASPVRAILRSLA